In a single window of the Salmo trutta chromosome 21, fSalTru1.1, whole genome shotgun sequence genome:
- the LOC115156652 gene encoding neuromedin-U receptor 1-like — MAQYNCSSLGLPATTPDQLGWNLSWALGNISADDMEDMCLSRSQYLERFLGFRRSPMFLPVCITFLIIFIVGLLGNMLTCSVIVRNKVMRTPTNYYLFSLAVSDLLVLVLGMPLELYEMWSSYPFLFGAGGCYFKTFLFETVCFASILIITALSVERYIAVIHPLKVKHVATRAHAKHVILMLWAMSMVCAVPNTSLHGVAVLGTRFGRQFPESAICMMVKPRWMYNLIIQVTTLVFFLLPMLIITGLYLRIGMQLGMERGMQGLGTGPSFGSDSHWSVQRQQQTARHRQVTKMLCVLVIVFGICWAPFHIDRLMWSFINSWTGHHHLVFEYVHIVSGVFFYLSSAVNPILYSLMSTRFREMFRQVTCRYGPCGGHVHRLTSGCTQLTLRSTVNEKPQHNGTQQRRNSDREEQNVYVDFHHQSVYANTSPD, encoded by the exons ATGGCTCAGTATAACTGTTCCTCTCTGGGTCTACCTGCCACCACTCCTGACCAGCTGGGTTGGAATTTGTCCTGGGCCCTGGGCAACATCAGTGCTGATGACATGGAGGACATGTGTCTGAGTCGGAGTCAGTACCTGGAGAGGTTTCTAGGCTTCCGGCGGTCACCCATGTTCCTGCCTGTCTGCATTACATTCCTCATCATCTTCATTGTGGGATTGTTAGGGAACATGCTCACCTGCAGCGTCATTGTGCGCAACAAGGTGATGCGGACGCCAACCAACTACTACCTGTTCAGTCTGGCCGTGTCCGACTTATTGGTCCTTGTCCTGGGTATGCCATTGGAACTCTATGAGATGTGGAGCAGCTACCCGTTCCTGTTCGGTGCTGGCGGCTGCTACTTCAAGACCTTCCTGTTCGAGACGGTCTGCTTTGCGTCCATCCTCATTATAACAGCGCTGAGCGTAGAGCGATACATCGCCGTGATTCACCCGCTCAAGGTCAAGCACGTCGCCACTCGTGCCCACGCCAAGCACGTCATCCTGATGCTGTGGGCCATGTCCATGGTGTGCGCCGTGCCCAACACCAGCCTCCATGGGGTGGCCGTGCTGGGAACCCGGTTCGGGCGCCAATTCCCCGAGTCGGCCATCTGCATGATGGTGAAGCCCCGGTGGATGTACAACCTGATTATCCAGGTGACCACGCTGGTCTTCTTCCTGCTGCCCATGCTCATCATCACCGGCCTGTACCTGCGCATTGGCATGCAGTTGGGGATGGAGAGGGGCATGCAGGGGCTGGGGACCGGGCCGAGTTTTGGTTCTGACAGCCACTGGAGTGTCCAAAGGCAGCAGCAGACGGCACGCCACCGGCAGGTCACCAAAATGCTAT GCGTACTGGTGATCGTCTTCGGCATCTGCTGGGCTCCTTTCCACATTGACCGCCTCATGTGGAGCTTCATAAACTCCTGGACTGGCCACCACCACCTGGTCTTCGAGTACGTCCACATCGTCTCCGGTGTCTTCTTCTACCTCAGCTCGGCGGTCAACCCCATCCTCTACAGCCTCATGTCCACCCGCTTCCGGGAGATGTTCCGGCAGGTCACGTGTCGCTACGGCCCATGCGGCGGTCACGTGCACCGGCTGACCTCTGGCTGCACCCAACTGACCCTACGTAGTACTGTCAATGAGAAGCCACAACACAATGGGACCCAACAGAGAAGAAactcagacagagaggagcagaacGTGTACGTAGACTTCCACCACCAGTCTGTATATGCCAACACAAGCCCAGATTAG